In Aquiflexum balticum DSM 16537, a single genomic region encodes these proteins:
- a CDS encoding prolipoprotein diacylglyceryl transferase: MMTIESILTYVVWSPHPAVFSGFERLRWYSLLFALGFIISQQIMIYIYKKEGQDEKLVDKLTIYMVLATIIGARLGHVLFYEPEKYLSNPIDILKVWEGGLASHGAAIAILFALYLYARKIPTQTYLWVVDRIVIVVAMTGAMIRVGNLMNSEIGGKPTGTDSGFVFARDAEEILETLRIPVLSVDAYKPEDRNSELSGNGIVPVNFSIKIEKGGFSESDLRTALETDVKYVLTRFKSSQKYLSEDPESPLKMDLSEQGDHYLATVYTYGVARHPTQIYEALSYLIIFIILYAIWNRHKSNIPDGLLLGFFLVSVFGMRFIWEFLKENQVEFEEGLSLNMGQSLSIPLVIGGLVLMVLALKKGFKTEKH; encoded by the coding sequence ATGATGACAATTGAAAGTATATTGACTTATGTAGTCTGGAGCCCTCATCCAGCAGTATTTTCAGGTTTTGAGAGATTGAGATGGTACAGTTTGCTCTTCGCACTGGGCTTTATCATATCCCAACAAATCATGATCTATATCTACAAAAAGGAAGGACAAGATGAAAAACTGGTAGATAAACTGACCATTTATATGGTTTTAGCTACCATCATCGGTGCCCGGTTGGGACATGTGCTGTTTTACGAACCGGAAAAATACCTGAGCAATCCTATTGATATCCTGAAAGTCTGGGAAGGTGGCCTCGCAAGTCACGGGGCGGCCATAGCCATATTATTTGCCCTGTATCTGTATGCCAGAAAAATCCCTACCCAAACCTATCTTTGGGTGGTAGACAGGATTGTGATTGTGGTGGCCATGACCGGGGCAATGATCCGTGTAGGCAATTTAATGAACTCCGAGATCGGGGGTAAACCTACCGGAACGGACAGCGGCTTCGTGTTTGCACGGGATGCAGAAGAAATATTGGAAACATTAAGGATACCTGTATTATCCGTCGATGCTTACAAACCGGAAGACAGAAACTCCGAACTTAGCGGGAATGGAATTGTGCCCGTAAACTTTTCCATAAAAATCGAAAAAGGGGGATTCAGTGAAAGTGATTTGAGAACTGCTTTGGAAACAGACGTAAAATACGTGTTGACAAGATTCAAAAGCTCCCAAAAATACCTGTCCGAGGATCCGGAATCTCCTTTGAAAATGGATTTATCTGAACAGGGAGACCATTATCTGGCTACGGTTTATACCTATGGCGTGGCCCGGCACCCGACCCAGATTTATGAGGCGCTTTCCTATTTGATCATATTTATAATCCTTTATGCGATTTGGAACCGACATAAATCAAATATACCGGATGGTTTGCTTTTGGGATTTTTCCTTGTTTCGGTATTTGGAATGCGCTTTATCTGGGAATTTCTCAAGGAAAATCAAGTGGAGTTTGAAGAAGGATTGAGTCTTAATATGGGACAATCACTGAGTATTCCTTTGGTCATCGGTGGTTTGGTCCTGATGGTACTTGCGCTAAAAAAAGGGTTTAAAACGGAAAAACATTAA